A window of Bactrocera tryoni isolate S06 unplaced genomic scaffold, CSIRO_BtryS06_freeze2 scaffold_25, whole genome shotgun sequence genomic DNA:
aacaactgttatgtgaacaaaactataatactcttcttagcaactttgttgcgagagtataaaaataattatatataaatcataAGCATATGTGCAATGCCTTGCATTCTCATATCAGTTAACGTCTccctttttatttgtaaataataatagtatattataataatatttaatttatcccATAGATATATATTATGAATTCTGATTTTATTGGTTTGTTGTTCGAATCCACGTTTTTGTTGGAAACTAAGCACTAGTATGAAaggtatagtatgtacatatgtacatttgtaagagctaaattattattatgattctCTTGGACATGAAGTAGATTACTATGATCGCTAAAatctttcgttttcgtttttcacgttttaattaataatttcacaaataaaattaatcaagttgtctgcaatttttaatttcctataTAGAATTCTGATTTCGTTCGCAACCAAGTAAATCAGATTTGGTTTACACAAGAACTCTTATTAAtttcatatacaaatacatctaattaatttattaatccGGCTAGCAACTGCTTAGCAAACATTCGAAGTTGCAAAGGATCGCCTTCATTAAActcattaaatataaattccaTTTCCTTTTTCAAACCATCCGATATTGAAGTTCTTATTCGTTCCTTGAATAAATTCGTAATTGGTGACAATATTAATCCACTTAATTCTCTTAGTATTTGAATTTGATCCAATTGAACATGTATTTTTCTGTAAACACAACATTAGAAataatatagtatacatatacttatgtatgaatGCATTTTACGAAAACTGAAGTTAAATCGAATCCTTTGAACTCCTGCTAGTTATCCGTTTTGAATTTATGAATAAGATacctctaatatacatatgtatgtatgtggatacGAATTTAGTATGAACGGCAATGAATaaattatacttatttttttattgatgcCAATTAATTCTTCTGACACTGCGAGAGTAACACATAATTACGAATCTACATTCTTGTTCTTACCTGTAGTCGAGAATGCGAAAATCGTGGAGAGCTAAGCTAATATTTGTCACGTCTATTGCTATTTCCGAACGAATAATTGTATCTTCCAATTTACCTATTACCTTTCCATAACCGTCAATGGGCATTACTTGAAGAAGAAAGTTGTATTCAAACTGAAAAGTAGTAAGAAATTTGttacaaagtttaaatttaactccaagtctataaaaatggtatgtatttcaatattaccataatgaaatttaattaattaatgtatCAATGCACTTTGTTGccagtttacaattttttcatattgtcCACGTTCTAACTGGGTATGTCTGAATTCTTTATTGATATATTTGATTGTCTAATGACCTTCGGAGTGGTGTAATATTTCATAGGAATATATGAACTTCATTATTACGCACTGCTGCACATTGAACAGACAAGCTTctatcattaatttaaaaagaatttctGCACAAACTTCCCTTAGTCCTCGTGAACCTAATATGTATCTCTAATATCCCAATACGATAAACGAGCTAATAAAACTGTTTACGATTTAGTAACAACACAtcatttgattttggtttttctatGTTGTATCTtctaattaatataataataatattttattcattaagTCATCAGTATTTAGATGGCGCAATATTGAACTTCCAGCAGTCTGTGGGCCTTATCATTGTACAAACCTATGCCTATACAATAACCCTTGTATACTTTTCTTCTCCAGAAATTTCTTATATCGATTCCTCTCTTTTGTATTTAACACTTTTGGCACAATATGTTTCGTAATacatttaaaaagaaatgttaaataGGGTATAAGTCGGCGCAAGTTTTTAATCGATATCGatcgatttaaaattatgataaatgaaataaaatatgtttgaaacagtttattattataattacaaaataatattttggcgaaaaaacatttttttaacgtGAAATTTGCATGTCACTTGGAGGCAAAAACACAGACACTTTTGCAAATAccggaaataaatttcatttaatactGTACATAcccataaagaaaaatttttagtgAATTAAGTGGAAGGTTGTAttcggaaaatatttgttttatagcaTCAGCAttttattgtaaacaaatatattttgatattagtaatcatttttaaatatattaggtTAGTTTTCGAACTGCTAACTACTACTATCTAGCCAACTTTCTGCTGGAAATCGTTAAACAAGCGAGAGATGacgaattttatttgattttgtttattttcattgttttgaacatcattttgatattttcctgctactttatgaattttttactatcgttacatatgtaacatatttcgtgtgttaataaatattttctttttggagAAGAATACTGTTGATTTTGGGCTCTGCACCAGGGACATCAACCGcagaaaagatatttgctaagttgtaaagaggcgaaagctctgtgcaaggTGGGTGCCGctcaagttcataatccaataaaaaaaacgaataccTTATTCTGAAAAGTGTTTGAGTGCACTATCAttgtaataaaaccgaatttttgcgtcggtgtatGGCAATAAAAACATGGCTTCATCATTTCACTGTAATCGAACCAGTCTTTAAGCTccgaaagacgaaaaagtcgtcTGGTAAGGTTATGGTATCAGTctttttgggatgcacgtggtataatattcatcgactgattactgagccagttctGAATAGACTAATAGAagtatgaatgcatttatgTCCTTCGCCCAAAAGAAAAGTAGCCGCAATACCCTGACGACGAAAATGTcaatttttttgtgatatttaaaatatctgaTGGGTTCCTTCTAAAAGAAAATGTCCAGGAGAACATccagcataatttttttttacttacttcttttttttttgaagtaataaaaTTACCAAGTGATTCTTAcaagaattttaaaaacatgcttatgattttaaatataattttggtatttatgaACTGTACtgacttttaaaataaagagataaaaagcaTCCTACGCCCGTCCACTGCTCCAAATCGATTCAGcagttcttgagttataaaagGTGTAACCAAGGCGACTTAATTGTATACtatactttatatgtatatagattacACCTCATCTCCTTTTTGCATGGTTAACTGAGAAGAGGgcagcgagacgcatttgcagatagAAAAAGGTTGGAGGCCGATGTGCGTGAATACGAAGAGATTGACAAGCTGACCAACAggtgtaatgctcgaaaattctacgaaaaaatgcggcgactaatagaagatttcaagactggagcatactcttgtagaacccccagaggtgatctagtgactgatgcccagagcatactaaaattatggagggcacacttatccagcctgctgaatggcagtgaaagcataacaccaggatatgacgaacccgattccccaatcgatgacagtGGAGCAGGCGTTCCATTGTCtcaccatgaagaagttcgaatagcaattacccatctgaagaacaacaaagcgtgAAGAATTAAAGCTCATTGTACACAAACGGATTGGACCTTATAAGTGTGGATTTAGacctgaccagatattcaccatgcgccaaatcttggaaaagacacgTAAAAAGAGGatcaacacacaccacctcttcatcggTTTTAAAGCTTGTTTTGTCAGCACGAAAATGAGTTATTTAAGCCGGCTGtgaaaactgacgttgagcaataccaaaagctcatgaggatcgggaaagacctcccCTTGCCGTTCCATacacgaggtttcagataaggcgacttcctatcgtgcgactttttcaatctattgtttgagaaaacaattcgagctgtagaacttaatcgagcaggtacaatcttacGCCAATGATCAGGCCGACCGCCACcacgtcgttagttctgctttccccagaatggataagaaagcgaagcagaCGGCTCTGGTAGTAAACGAGGgctagacgaaatatctcctgttatcaaaaaAAGAGTCGTCGCACACGCACTCGAATAAcgcttgctaacaggtgctacttcggtctGAGTGAgcaaatgaaaagtaaagtcctctctcgacgaacaaagaccaaattctacaagctACTCATCATCCACGCCCTGCTTTATGGTGCATAGGCAttgacgatgacaatatctcaTGAGTTGACTTTGCGAGTTTTCCAGAGAAAGGTTCTCGGAAAATCTATggacctttgcgcattggtaacTGCGAGTATCACAGTCGATGGAACGGtaagctgtacgaaatatacggcGATATTGATATAGTTGagaaaattaaaagacagcggctacgctggctaggtcatattttcttaatggacgaaaacactccagctctgaaagtattcggcgcagtacccgctgggggaagcagaggaagacgaaAACCTGCACTCCggtggaaagaccaggtggagaaggacctggcttcgcttggaatctccaattggcgccacgtagctaaaagaagaaacgactggggcgctgttgttaactcggttataaccgcgtaagagCTGTCTACTACAAtaacgaagaagaagaaaaactgGGACAGTAAATAACTCGTGgcgctgtctacgccaataaagaagaagaagaaaaactgGAAcagtaaaaaatcaaatttttatataaaatttactttGGTAGGTGGATTAGTAAATCGATCTATTTGTACCATGAGAATTTACACGGTATtataagtgtacatatgtatagtaaaagAAACAGACAAAGAATATTCGGGGAATGGTAAAATAccaataataaatttcaaatgatCTTCTAGTTCTGTCGCCAGTTTCAAACTCGTATTACGATAACATGTTCTAAAATGAACCTGTATTTTCGTAAGGAATTTAGATAAAGCTGATAGATAACTTTTTCGACCTAGATTCAAGTATTCGTAGGCAGGAGTAGCTTCCATTATGTTATATACTCACCAATTGGTTCTCATAATCGCTCTCACGAATTCAAAGCACTGCACATTTAAATAAAGACAATAGATTAACGATGGGCAGCAAGGAACTGCGACTGAGAAATATGTAACCTTACATTTTGAGAATATTTGTATTCTTTCATGAAGCAAGCAATTTcatgcttttttttattaattttttatatattacgattaaaaaaattatgttgggTTCCAAAACAATTAACTTTGTTgtctttaaatataatatcttaaaacacaaaatgtttttataacaCCCAAAAgcattcataaaaattatttcataacaCTTACAAGTATtcataatcataaaaaatttcatgcaGCGCACATTTGCTTTAGCGGCACGACCATACACACCATCTCTCTTCCTCAAACCAATCGAATACTTTTAACCACTCTCTACGGAATTTTTGCTTTGAGGGTGAGGCAATCATTcgtcaataataataatattgtcaAGAACTGTCATCCGTACAGCTTCGACGTCGAAATACTGGGTTAAGACGAATTAAACATAATTCAGACTGTCATCAAGCCTAAGATTTTAGGCGGTACATTTGACAGCCTGTGCTTTTGCACTCTATATACGACCGTATTTAAAGCCAAAGTACAGAGACGCAACAAAATCCCCAAGTCGCGAGCCCGCAGCTTCTGGAAAATGACATAGAAACGTTGTTAGTAACTGTATAATGCATTGCGCAATGCATTCATATGTTACAAGTGTTTAGATTCACTCCATAGTggtaaacacaatgactgcgacagattgcagcagcacgacagtgaactgaaaacgtcgttgttcatcttactacatgtacattttgagaagcaacaacaacacaatggccggcatgtacacaaaacaacgcagttgtccattttgaatgtacacaatttcgttgtggccatactaattcctttcacttcaatgaaattttaatattttgttcaaagtgaaattttttatgcaaaaaataagtaaataggtaaatatttttactttaaattatcaattgttattacaaatgatataatagagccataatatagctattttatgcttttatttgtaaaataacttcaagtttgttagagctgtgaataattttacattttacatattagtggcatcaccactctacctcctctttctatcttccattctactgtcaactctactgtcgtcgtactgtcgttggcaaatataggagaatattgaagttagcgagaacgacaactgtcggcctgcagtcgtgtagtcgtgcagctgtcaaaataacagtgtccataagaacgtgtgtattttaatatttgacagatgtagtttgcagtctgtcgctctctatgtgttaaGCGCTTATGACTTACGTGCAGCTAACGCACTTACATAAATAACCTGGTATACACACACACCTGGAGCTCTGTTATCAGTTAACAGATTGCAATTACTGTGTGCATTAGTATTTGGAGTATGTgtgttttgtatatgtatattagttttatgaattcaattaatttatgttttattcgTTTCGacaatgattttcacatttttagcAGCAAGtttcaaaatacaattttgtaatcattgcacttgacatttagtggaGTGAATATTATTCTTGTTTAacttattttacatataaaatattaatgattAACGCTATTATCCAAACTAAAGTTTGCCAAAAGTAACCATTTACGTGATGAAAATTTATAccttttaattctattttttgaGGCGTTctatttgctgtttaagatgcacacagcatagccttagcataacaatgtaaagtacatatgtgCTCTACTCTACTCCGAGTTTTgataggtaaaaaactatagctggagctatgcaaatcattttggcacttgttgcgtcaagtgcctttataaatctaaaatcaaatattttaagaaatgtgttaataaaattaattatataataattgaataaattataaatttttttttattatgtaaaatatttaccattttcatattaccaaaaacatcatatattccaaatgtattacaatactcaattactatgaattttcgaaattaattttaactacatatactttccccctttttatatacattagggtgttttttttttttgaactattaatttttttcagtcccgtcacgaaatttccttggaaataccccaaaaaaaattctctgaaaattttagcccaaaatattaacattaagaactggaccgaggcatgtaaaaattttccatagaaaatacactacaatcctgaatttttatctttaaattcctacagatcagaggtattttatggcatcgctttgactttagacgcatgtttctcagaattgttcattCTACGAAAGTGCCCAGAgcaacaaagtcgaaactcacaccagCGAGGTATTCAAACCTGAATTTTCCTAGGAATTTGCATgtttttgtataactgacaagagctatagcgtctaaagtcaaagcgatgccataaaatacctctgatctgtgggaatttaaagatacaaatcaggattgtagtgtattttctatggaaaagttttacatgccttggtccagttcttaatgttaatattaagggctaaaaatttcagggaattttttttatggtatttccaaggaaatttcgtgacgggactaaaaaaaattaatagttcattaaaaaataacaccctaatatacatatttaccacTAATTTAAGATGTTAGGTTAAGTTTTAGGCTACACCATGAAACTCTGGTAATAAAGAATTCTATTGTTCAAAAACCATAATCGCGAACGGACGTTTTCTTAACCGGCATCTTTTAAATTCGCTTAGGCACAGGCACGTTCTAAGTAATTCGCGCAACCCAACTAATTTGTTTGTCCTCAAAAAACCTTTAGAATTCTTCAGcacttttgaatatttatttcttgCGTAAAATGGCACCGCCAAAGAAAACCTTCAacgtacttacatacttacTATGAAGAGAATGATAACGACCGCGTGAAATGTAAAACATTTTCgcgtgtttttaatttaaagaaacttttactattgcatgacatacgacttgtgcaaaaagaaaacaattctGATTCCAAAAAGAACATGAAACATCAACAGGTAAAAGTTCAAatcagtaaaaaaattttagttcgtTCATACATTTGTCTTGTCACTGAAGACGGCGTTCCGTTCAATGTGCTTAATTCTAACGATATGCGCAATATAATTGATCCTATATGTCAAGGTTTTAAAGacaaaagtggaaaaaaattcaTACTAAATGGAAACAAGTGTAAAGCTGTACTAGAACAAGTAGCAGCGAATATTAAACTCGGAATACATGAAGAATGTAAAAACCGTCTgatatctttaaaaattgaTAGTGCAACACGGCTTGATCGAAACATATTCGGCATCAGTGCGCAATTCATTtgcaaaaatgaaattaaatcgcGAATTCTTGGTATGGTGGAACTCAAAGGAGCTGGGTCAAGTGCATCCAAAAATCTGGCCAAAGAAATTGTATCCGTTTTAGACAAATATGAAATAGCACTAAGCCAAATTGTATTAATTACATCGGATAACGGTGCCAATAtgataaaagttcaaaaattttatcacAAATTCATACAGGCGATGACGATACTGGCGATGCCTGTATTCTACAGAACATTGAGTACTCAAAGCAAATCGACCTTTTCgacaaaacagaaaatattagtGTTGGTGAAATACAAATATGTCGATGTGCAGCACACACTGCACAGCTTTGTGCACTTGACGTTACAAAAAATACTACTAAATGTTAGGGAGTATTTGTTTCAGTGCCGAAATCTAACCAAATACATTCGGAAGCCATCAAACGGTTACTGTTTTGTTTGAGTTAAGAAATTTTACATTACCTGGATTGCCCAACTAGATGGGGATCTACTTATAACATGATTGACCAACTGAATAAAGCGAAAAGTATATTAAGCCTTATTGAAACTGTAGAAAATAATTCACAAgacgaacatacatatgtatagcagtGAATGAACTGTTATGGGACTTCATGGACTCCTACGTTGCACTACGGAAACTTCTATGCTCTGTGGCTGGTTTGCAAACTGTCTACGAATCAGATTGTAACAACCAGCACTTCAAGTAAAGATTCCATTATTTATACAATTGGAGAGATGCTTATTGAAAGTATGGAAGCACGAACTAAAAAATTAGTGTCTAATGTTGGCTTTGACGCTTGTTTATACACTGCGCATCATCAGGTTAGCACCTACCCTCGTGTAAGTGCTTTAGGTTCGAAACATAAAGCgctaatgtttttaaaattaataaaaattatttttttttatggccCATTCAATTCCgagttaaataaaacaaaaaatactggttttttatttttgtaatatatttttttgtttttttttttcgaaaaataacataaaaattaacaattcaaatttggtcatcaggttagcacacatcattttttttttcattgttgaaAAGTTTCTTAaccatgaaattttatataaagtgttacatatagtaatttttacatttttatacaaaaattaataatgtgtcGATCCTCCCTTGTTGAGAATTACCTCATAGATTCGATTGGGAAGCGATTCATATAATTTTCCAATATAATTAAGTGATATGGTGGACCAAGCGTCCTTGATGCCTTCAATTAGCTCCTCTTTGTTGGAACATTGTTTCCCAGATTCGTAAACTTTACGAGCCAGCCATCCCCATACGTTTTCTATTATATTGATGTCGGGTGAATAAGGCGGCCACTGCATTAGACGGACATTGTGGTCCTCAATCCATGACTTAACCACCCGGGCAGTGTGGATCGAGGCATTGTCGTGTTGGAAAGTCCACGGCAGATCTCCGAACTGGTTTTGGAAATGGGGAAAAACTATTGCAAGTACGTTTTTGTAAGTGTTTGCATTCATATTTGTAGTTAAAAACTGTAACTCGCACGTACCGTAAAAGGAGATGGCGCCCCACACCATCACACCCCTTACCCTACTATGAAGACAACGTAGCGCCAATCAGAATTCCATGTCATGTGCTTCCTCGGAAAATTCAAGCGCACTTCCTTTCTAACAACGTTTAGTGGgggtttttttctttaatttcagtcTTTTTAAATGTGGAACACTATGTATCACTCTTTGAATTGTAGATAAGCTCGCTTTAACATTAACATTTGCCCTAATCTTTGCATTCGAGGAGTCTCTCAAAATTGCTCTCTTATCAGCAACGGAAATCACTCTATTATTCCCTCCTTTGTTATTTTTGCCATAATTCAACTTATTGCTGAGGAATGCTGATATAACTTTACGACTTCTGCCCATTTTTTTGGATATTGAACTTATTGACAGCCCTGCTTCCTTGTAAGCTTCAATTTTGGGATCTCTCCTCAACAGATAGCGATTTTCCTTTACCCATATTAAAACGAATAGTTAACTTTAgcagtataaaaaaattgcttgcAATA
This region includes:
- the LOC120780295 gene encoding uncharacterized protein LOC120780295 isoform X2, with the translated sequence MYANKYLVWVVLHEVLFSIYPTVAVERQIRQSHINSSKLSLELSQSNEEDEVKVNPRWTNINAEVDVVIPMILNHLHNIKIEHLNLPDITETISLFEYNFLLQVMPIDGYGKVIGKLEDTIIRSEIAIDVTNISLALHDFRILDYRKIHVQLDQIQILRELSGLILSPITNLFKERIRTSISDGLKKEMEFIFNEFNEGDPLQLRMFAKQLLAGLIN